The nucleotide sequence TCGAATCGTCTCCAAACTTCTTCAAATACTTATTCTTGACTTTTATTGATTTTTTATAAACCCTCTGAGGCATTTCGTTGCCAAAAATCACCTTAGATTTATCCATGGCTACTTCCTCCTTACTGAAAATAATCTAGTCTCATAGGCCTGAAGTTCCAACTTACTGCCTGATACTTCAACAGTTTCTTTTCTATCAAGAAAAACTTCTTTAATTGTTGTTACTTCACTTTGATAATTAATTTTACAGCCGGTTAAATTAACCAGCAGCATATATTCCTTTCCCCCCCTGCTGAAGTAAGCCTGTACCAAACCTTTTCTATGCCATTCAACCTTATGAATTTTTTTCTCTTCTAAATTCATTATGTTATCAAAAAGGCTATGTTTCTTTTCATCATACTTCTTTATATTGTCAGAGGTAAATATAAGACTTCCAAAAATACTATTAACTGCAGAAAGAGTCTTTCTTTGCACTTCTGTAAGCCTCATATTATCCTCTCGCAGGAGAAACACATCCGGATCATTTAAAAAAGCCCTTCCATCCAGGTGTCTTCTTCCTATAGAATTTGTTATAGCATTCAAAGTAGATATTCTTTCTCTATGAAGAAACCTCATGAAAAATTTGTCATCCCAGTCTAAACCAACATCGCAGCCAATTCTGCAGTAATCCACTAAACCAAAGGATGGTCCTAGGGGCACGCCGCAGCCTAGTATAAGCTTATCCCCTACACATTCACGTAAAAACTCCATAGCTTCACACATAATTTGTCCCCTGGTTTTATACTTGGTTGGTACTAGACAAACTGCATATAGGAAGTCTAGCTTAACCAAGTCATAGCCCCAATCCTCTAAAATTACCCTGAATACATTTTTTATATACTGTTTAACTTCCAGATTGTGTATATCTAAGGCGTAAAAGCCGCTCCAATTGCTGCCGGCCATTACTAATTCTCCGTTGTTGTCCTTTAATATCCAATGCTTTTTATTCTTATAAATTTCAGAATTGGTTTCACAAGCAAAGGGGGCAAGCCAAATACCGGCTTTATACCCCTTTTCCTTTATGCTATCAGCAATATACTTCATCCCCCTAGGAAATTTACCTGAATCTATAGAAAGCCAATCTCCTACAGCAGTCTGATATCCATCATCAATTTGGAATATATCAATGGTTTTATCATAGGCCTTAAAATTGTTAAGATTCTCTAGGATTATTTCTTCATTTATATCTTGATAATAGTTATACCAACTCGTCCAACCAGTCATGGCTTTACAGCGAGGCTTGTTTATATTCATTAGATTAAAATAGCTATCAAAAACCTCATCCTCATAGCCTTCAATCCAAACAAGCTCATAGGCAGTGTATTTTTCTTTAATATGAAGCCCCTTACACTCTTTGTTTATTACAATTTTATCCTTCTTAGTAAAATGCTCTATTATAGTGTAGCCATTCCTTTCGGATAGAGAGCCTATAAGTTTAAAATTCTCCTTTTCCCTTATATAAGAATAAGTGAAACCGTGGAATTCTCCTGATTTCTTTGTGTACTTTTTAAAAGAATAATCGCCATACTTATCAAACTGATACTTTTTCATTATGGGTGCTGCAAACCTTGATATGCCATTAATCTTTTCATCTATAAAAAATTCTCTACTGTCTGTCCAAGATTGATATCCATTAACATATACTCTTTGATTACTGTTATATGAAAACTCTATAGTCATCCGTAGGTCTTCTATCCTTATTTCCTTATGAGGACATATCTCTAATATTAATTTCTTATATAGGCTGTCAGTTTCGAAGCTTATGACAGCCCTAAAATCTTCATTGGAAAAATTATTATTAAATAATTTAGTTTTAAAGTTTTGTCCTGAATAATAGGTGATTTCAAATTTCCTGTGTTCAAACATCTATCTATACCTCTTCTTTAGTTATACCCTTTAGAATTTTGTCTTCGTTATACATAAGCAGTAAAATCAGTCCTGCAACACAGAACACAGCAGCAAATACTGCTGTTAAGCGTATTCCTATTTCGTTGCTGCCATTTTTCTTTAGGAGCAGCAGTCCACTTATTATAACCATGGAAAGCATCTGTCCAATCTTAGACATAAAGGTTCTTGTACCAAAGAATATGCCTTCCCTTCTTATTCCGGTCTTTATTGCATCATATTCTGCAATATCTGCAATTACTACATTAGGAAGTATTCCAAAGATGGCCATTGGTATTGAAGTTATAAATACTAATATATAAGCCTGGACTGTGGCCGGTATAGGTAGTTTTCCAAGGAAGGAACCGTATACATACGCCACAACAAACATAATGAAAGCCATCGCTAGAAGCTTCTTTTTACCAAATTTCTTAGCTAAGAAATTAACTGGAACATAGAATACAAAGGACCCAACTCCCAGTACAATCAGTAAGAATCCCAGCATTTCCTCAGGCTTGTCTAGTAAAACCGTTACATAATACAGTAAAGCGCTTTGAAATATTGTCAGAGCCAACCAATATACTAGGTCTGAAACAACAAAAACTTTGAATTCTCTATTTCTAAAGGTAGCTTTTATAGATTCGATCATTTTTAGTTCTGAAGGCACAGACTCACAATACCTTTTTTCATCTATGGTGAATACAGGTACTAAAAGAAGGATAAGTCCTATTATAGCGAAAACCGAGAAGGCCATTCTCATGGAAACTTCCTTACCATAGCCCATATTTATAAAGACATTCCATAGCATTGGGGCTTGAGAAGAAACCGCAAACCCTAAGAACCAGGTTACAGATATATAAGTAGAAAGGTTTAGTCTTTCATTAGGAGTGTGACCTATTTCTGATAATAATGCCAGGAAAGGAGTTACATACATTGTCATAAATAAATAATATAATAGCAGTGTAGCTGTTAGAAAAATTGCATTTAGTGTACTCTCTCCCTTTATTGGATTCCAGAAAACTAAAACTGTAAATACCGCAAAGGGAATAGCAGATTTTTGCATAAAGGAAATTCTTCTCCCACGTTTTGACTTGGACCTGTCGCTTAAGGTTGCAATCCATGGATCCGTTACAGCATCAGCAAATCTGCCCATCATCATTATGAAGCCGATAATGGTTAAAAAGCCTAACATAGTCACCTGCGGTATAGTGACTTGTATACCGGACTTTTCAGTCGGTATGTAGTAGAAAACCAGATAATTTCCTACTAATCCAGACAATAAGGACCATCCAAACTGTCCTAAGGAATAAGATATTTGTTTTGATAGCGGTAATTTTTCTTTCATGATACATCCTCCCTATTATATTAATTTTTTTATTTCCTTATATATCCTACAGCCATATCAACTAGAAGTCTTATTTGATCCTCACCGGAAACTTCATAATCACTCTTTAGTATAGTTCCTCTTAAAATTAGTTTCTGTGATAAGCTCATCAGCCCATGAGTTATAGTTATGTAAAAAGTATTATTATCTATATCAGCTTTTATAGAACCATCTTTTTTTCCTTGTTCCAAAGCCTCAAAAATACCTCTCCTCATGTCAATGACGCTTTTTTCGTAGCTCTCAAGTTTCTCTGCCGGTACCTTTTCTTTTACTATATAATTATCAAAGTACTCTAAGAAGCTCAGATATTGAGGGTGTTGTTTATATATATCAATGGATATATATAGTATTTTTCTAATTTGTTCAAGGCCGCTAAGTTTTTTAAAATCTGTATCATAAAACTGCTCATATAGCCCCCTTATATCTTCTCTCCATAAATAGGTAGCCGTAGCTAGGACAAGATCAAATTTTGTTTTAAAATATCTATAGACTGAGGCAACACCAACTTCAGCCTTTTCAGCTATATCCGTCATCTTTGTGTTATCAATGCCTTTTTCTTTAAATATTTCTATGGCAGCTGTGACTACTTCTTCTTTTCTCTGCTCTTTTAAGTTATCTGTTTCTATTTTTCTTTTTTCTTTTAGATTCATGGAACATGCTCCTTTTCACCAGGTTGTGGTTTATATTGTAAATATTAGTTGATAGTCAAACTATCACTATAGTATATATTATATCATAGCCTTTGAATATTACAATGAAAATGATTACAAACGGGCTGGATTTAATTTTTTACTTAAAGTTCTTCAAATTTTCTCATATATATACTAAACTATACTATATTATTACTAAGCTATAGGAGACCAAACCATGGAAGAAAATTTTGATTTACTAGAGAATGATATTATCCCACTAGAGGAAAAAGCAGAGGAGCATTTTAATAATGGACAATTTAAAGAGTCTGCAGGCTGCTTTTCTAAATTACTTGATTTTTATAGAAATAGCGCAGATAAAACTAGCATTGCTCTTATGGAAAAGCAGTTAGGAAAATGCTATTTTTATCTTGCAGACTACACAAAATCTGTAGAGCATTACCTACAAGCCTTAATGAACTACGAGAAACTTGGAGATATTCAAAACATATCGGAATGTAACTATTGTCTAGGTACAGCCTATGCTCACAGGGGTGAAATTGAAAAATGCTTTGAGTACTTTACCCTTGCTCTTGGTGGCTTTACTCAGTCAAATAGCTATGAAGATTTGGCTAAAATTCATAACGCCTTTGGAGTAATACATATAAATACCGGCAAATTAGATGACGCTTATTATCACCTTTCTGAATCGTTAAACTATGCAGTAAAGGCCAATAATACCCAAGCTATATCCAATGCAACTTCTAATTTAGGATTGATCCATATGGAGAATAAGGAATTTGATAAAGCCTTAGATAACTTCCATACTTCCTTAAGTTTAGAAGAAAAGCTTGGCTCCAAAAGAGGTATTGCTTATATTAATTTTAGAATTGCAGAAGCATATATGTGGAAGAAGGATTATGCAAAAAGTTTAGAAGTGGCTAATACATCCCTGGAAATGCAAAAGTCTATGGAAAATACCTACCAGGTATCAAATTGTTATTTACTTATATCCAACATATATGAGGAAATGGAAAATTATAAGGAAGCCTTAAAAAACTATAAATTGTATACAAGCACCCAAATGCAGATTTACACTGAAGACAATAATAAAAAGGTCACAGAACTCCAAAAGGACTATGACTTATACAAGCAAGAAAAAGAAAAGGAAATTTATAGACTGCGAAATGAAGAACTAGTGGAAATGAATAAAAAGCTAACGCTAGCCTACGATGAGATACAACGAATTTCTACTACAGATCCTCTCACTGGACTTTTAAATAGAAGAGGTTTTACTGAGTATATTGATAAGTCCTTCCCTCACTGGAATGAAAATAACAGCATAAACTCTTTGCTTTTATTGGACTTAGATAACTTCAAGTTAATTAATGATACCTATGGCCACAGCGCCGGTGATATAATTTTAAAGAAAACCTCAGAAATTATATCAAAGGTTTCAAATGACCTTGGTATTTGTGCAAGGTGGGGCGGTGAAGAGTTGATCATATTTTTACCTAATCTAAATGAAAATGAGGCCGTCGACGTATCAAATAAAATAAGGCTAGAGTTATCCAGTGTAAGCTTTCTATTTGATAATAAAGCTTTCGCTGCTACCGTTACCATTGGAATAAGCTGTGGTGTTAATAGGTCCTTAGAGGAACATTTTGAAATTGCTGACTGCAACCTCTACTTAGGTAAGAAGTCCGGAAAAAACTGTGTTATTGTATAACTTATTTAAATCAAATAAAAAAATCCCCTAACGGGGACTCTCAATAGAGTGGCTAACGCCACTCTATTGCTTTTCAATGTCACCGGTAAAATAAAAGTCTGCATTACAACGAGGGCATACCAAAATAGGCATTCCCAAATCTTCACATTTAGAGTCTTCCTCAAGAATCTCATCCATGTATGCAATCTCATCTACCACAAAGGCTGGGGCCCACTCTTCGAAACCGCACTTGCGGCATTGATATTTGTACACAATTTCTTTCTCTATTGGATTGAGTTCGTAATAATATTCGTCTATTGGATCCATCTGGTTTATCCTCCTTATAGGTTGATTCCCTTATATCATATATCAAACCATAGTCATCATGCCAGATTTTCCATAATTCCATTTCTTTTTTACACTTTCTGCATTCTAATGGATTTCTATCAAAAGTCTCTATTATTCTCTGCTTCCACCTCTTTTTTTCTTGTTTCTTTTTTCTATTTAGAATATCTGAAATCTTTAACTGTTTAACAAACTTATACAAGTGTATTATTTCTTTAGCCAAAGCATTTTTCTTCCTTGAATATAGACCATACCTTCTAACGCACTTAAAGCCTTTTTTATGAATTTGTTGTACCAGCTTTCCAATGAACGTTAATACATCCAATGTAACTTTTATATGTTCACCGGTATCATGGTCTTCGTACCAAAAGGTTACATTCTCACCATCATAGCTTTCAATTCTATACTCTGCTATCGCAGCTCTTGCAAGATATCTCCCTATGTATTTAGTGGCTTTTTTCATATCTGTAAGGGCTCTGTCTGCATTAACATAAAAACCATCTTTATATACCCTGTACAAGGTACTAATTAATTTTCTAGTTTTATAATCCTTAAAATATTTCTTTATGATATCTAAAACAATTTTTTGCCAAGACTTCCTTAGGTATTCATATGGTATATATTCTACCGGCTTCCACCAGCTATATTTATTGTTAATAGCCCCTTCCGTAACAAGTGCATGCACATGAGGATTCCATTTTAAGTCTCGTCCAAAAGTATGAATTACCGCTATTACACCCACCTCATAACTCTTGCCCTTATGTTTTTTGTACCAATAGTCAATTACTTGATAGACTCCGTCCATCAGGTCTTTAAGCATCTCTCTTCTTTTATAAAAATAATTTCTAAGTTCCTCAGGTATAGTAAATACGCTATGTCTATGTACTACATTTAGCATATTCTCTTGCTGCTTTTCTACCCATTTCAGCGTGTATAGCCTTCCACATTTCACACAGAACTTACTTTTACAAGTGAACCCTACTTTAATACTCTCTCCACAATTGAAACACATGTACTCAGCGTAACCTTTATTAATTTCTCCACAATGAAGAGATTTTTCAACGACATTAAAGATATGCTCTCGCATATCTTTAGGCAATCTATATGATAACTTATCTTTGAATTCATACCATTTATGTTCCAGAATCATTTTTATGGTTATCTTATTCATAGCAATCACCTAGATAAATACAGATACACTTAAATAATCGAAGTTATCCACAATTT is from Clostridium thermarum and encodes:
- a CDS encoding glycoside hydrolase family 36 protein, whose amino-acid sequence is MFEHRKFEITYYSGQNFKTKLFNNNFSNEDFRAVISFETDSLYKKLILEICPHKEIRIEDLRMTIEFSYNSNQRVYVNGYQSWTDSREFFIDEKINGISRFAAPIMKKYQFDKYGDYSFKKYTKKSGEFHGFTYSYIREKENFKLIGSLSERNGYTIIEHFTKKDKIVINKECKGLHIKEKYTAYELVWIEGYEDEVFDSYFNLMNINKPRCKAMTGWTSWYNYYQDINEEIILENLNNFKAYDKTIDIFQIDDGYQTAVGDWLSIDSGKFPRGMKYIADSIKEKGYKAGIWLAPFACETNSEIYKNKKHWILKDNNGELVMAGSNWSGFYALDIHNLEVKQYIKNVFRVILEDWGYDLVKLDFLYAVCLVPTKYKTRGQIMCEAMEFLRECVGDKLILGCGVPLGPSFGLVDYCRIGCDVGLDWDDKFFMRFLHRERISTLNAITNSIGRRHLDGRAFLNDPDVFLLREDNMRLTEVQRKTLSAVNSIFGSLIFTSDNIKKYDEKKHSLFDNIMNLEEKKIHKVEWHRKGLVQAYFSRGGKEYMLLVNLTGCKINYQSEVTTIKEVFLDRKETVEVSGSKLELQAYETRLFSVRRK
- a CDS encoding MFS transporter; translated protein: MKEKLPLSKQISYSLGQFGWSLLSGLVGNYLVFYYIPTEKSGIQVTIPQVTMLGFLTIIGFIMMMGRFADAVTDPWIATLSDRSKSKRGRRISFMQKSAIPFAVFTVLVFWNPIKGESTLNAIFLTATLLLYYLFMTMYVTPFLALLSEIGHTPNERLNLSTYISVTWFLGFAVSSQAPMLWNVFINMGYGKEVSMRMAFSVFAIIGLILLLVPVFTIDEKRYCESVPSELKMIESIKATFRNREFKVFVVSDLVYWLALTIFQSALLYYVTVLLDKPEEMLGFLLIVLGVGSFVFYVPVNFLAKKFGKKKLLAMAFIMFVVAYVYGSFLGKLPIPATVQAYILVFITSIPMAIFGILPNVVIADIAEYDAIKTGIRREGIFFGTRTFMSKIGQMLSMVIISGLLLLKKNGSNEIGIRLTAVFAAVFCVAGLILLLMYNEDKILKGITKEEV
- a CDS encoding TetR/AcrR family transcriptional regulator, with product MNLKEKRKIETDNLKEQRKEEVVTAAIEIFKEKGIDNTKMTDIAEKAEVGVASVYRYFKTKFDLVLATATYLWREDIRGLYEQFYDTDFKKLSGLEQIRKILYISIDIYKQHPQYLSFLEYFDNYIVKEKVPAEKLESYEKSVIDMRRGIFEALEQGKKDGSIKADIDNNTFYITITHGLMSLSQKLILRGTILKSDYEVSGEDQIRLLVDMAVGYIRK
- a CDS encoding tetratricopeptide repeat-containing diguanylate cyclase translates to MEENFDLLENDIIPLEEKAEEHFNNGQFKESAGCFSKLLDFYRNSADKTSIALMEKQLGKCYFYLADYTKSVEHYLQALMNYEKLGDIQNISECNYCLGTAYAHRGEIEKCFEYFTLALGGFTQSNSYEDLAKIHNAFGVIHINTGKLDDAYYHLSESLNYAVKANNTQAISNATSNLGLIHMENKEFDKALDNFHTSLSLEEKLGSKRGIAYINFRIAEAYMWKKDYAKSLEVANTSLEMQKSMENTYQVSNCYLLISNIYEEMENYKEALKNYKLYTSTQMQIYTEDNNKKVTELQKDYDLYKQEKEKEIYRLRNEELVEMNKKLTLAYDEIQRISTTDPLTGLLNRRGFTEYIDKSFPHWNENNSINSLLLLDLDNFKLINDTYGHSAGDIILKKTSEIISKVSNDLGICARWGGEELIIFLPNLNENEAVDVSNKIRLELSSVSFLFDNKAFAATVTIGISCGVNRSLEEHFEIADCNLYLGKKSGKNCVIV
- a CDS encoding IS91 family transposase, which codes for MNKITIKMILEHKWYEFKDKLSYRLPKDMREHIFNVVEKSLHCGEINKGYAEYMCFNCGESIKVGFTCKSKFCVKCGRLYTLKWVEKQQENMLNVVHRHSVFTIPEELRNYFYKRREMLKDLMDGVYQVIDYWYKKHKGKSYEVGVIAVIHTFGRDLKWNPHVHALVTEGAINNKYSWWKPVEYIPYEYLRKSWQKIVLDIIKKYFKDYKTRKLISTLYRVYKDGFYVNADRALTDMKKATKYIGRYLARAAIAEYRIESYDGENVTFWYEDHDTGEHIKVTLDVLTFIGKLVQQIHKKGFKCVRRYGLYSRKKNALAKEIIHLYKFVKQLKISDILNRKKKQEKKRWKQRIIETFDRNPLECRKCKKEMELWKIWHDDYGLIYDIRESTYKEDKPDGSNRRILLRTQSNRERNCVQISMPQVRFRRVGPSLCGR